The following nucleotide sequence is from Natronosalvus caseinilyticus.
CCTCTTGATGCTCGTCGCCCTCCACGACGGGGCTAACGGCAAGGAACTCCTCTCGACGTTAGCCACCTACTTCGACGTCCAGTTGAGCCCCGGTATCGTGTACCCAGCGCTTCACGACCTCGAGGACGAGGCATTCCTGGAGATGCACCCGATGGTCCGGACGAAGGAATATTCGATTTCGAACGAAGACCACGTACGTGCGACGCTCGAGTCGACGATGGTCCAGCACCTCGCGTTCGGTTTGCTGCTCTCTGCGTTTCTCTCCCGACTCACCTCATCATAACTTACACGACTGCTACTATCTTTAATCAGCGAGAGAATCCCGCCGTTCACGGCGGGCGTGAATCGCGTCACTCAACTACGTAACCTACGAGCGACGGCCAACCGAACATCTATCGCGATACGAATCTTTAAGATACACAATAACGTACTGAAAAACGGATGCGAATTGATATCGCCATCGACCGTGGAAGCGACCTCCACGAGCGAGTGAAAGAATACTCTCGCGAGAACGGCCTACGAATGGACTTCGCCTACGCCGAACTCGTCGAACAAGGGTTAGACGCTGACGAATGAGTGAGGAGTGCAAGACGCTCGAAGCGTATCTTGCCCCACTCACTCAGCACAAGCAGCGCAAACTCGAAAACGAACACGAACGATACGAAGCGTTACTCCATCGTAGTTTCAACGACGAGTGCGATACGATGAGTGCCGTCAACGAGGTCGTTAGCGGCGAAGCCCTCAACTGGCACTCGAAAAACGCGCTCAAACAATACGTGCCAAACCTCTTAGACGAGGACACGTATGATGCGAAGCAACTCGCAGACGACCACCCCATCCGCTACGCCAACACCGCAGCCGTCTTCGACATCCATGAAGATCGCCACCACAAAATATGCTGGGAGGTTCCACTCCCCGGTCGTGGAACAAACGTCTGGATTCCACTCCAGTTGAATCCCGAGCAAGAAGACTGGTGGTACGCACTCATCGATGAAGACGACGAGAGTGTACGGGCGGGGGAACTCCGCCTGCAACGCGATGGGACTCGCTGGGTGTTACACGTCACTGCGAACTACGAAGTCGAACTTGACCACTCGTGCTCGTGTGACAGCGACGATGTAACGCCCGTTGGATTCGACGTGGGCGAATCCAAGCTCTTGGTAGGCTGTGCCCTTCAAGACGACACCCCCGTTGACCCGTTGTTCGTGGATGGTGGTCGCGTCCGACACCTCCGACAGAAACAAGCCAGTGCCGAAGACCGCTTGAAACCCCGAGACGCCCCAAAGCTCCTCGACGATCTCGTGTGGGGACGGTGGCAAGACGCCATTGAAGACGAAATCGAGAAAGCCTCGACACGAGCTGTCGAATACGCCTTCCAATTCGAAAACCCGATTGTCGTCCTCGAATGCCTCGATGGCATCACGGACGAGGATATCGGGAAGTACTGGAATCGACGCCTCGGCAAGTGGTTGTTCTCTCAGATACAATCGCGTATCGAGGATAAGGCTGCGGAGCGTGGTATCCCTGTGGAGTACGTGTACCCGCATTACACGTCGAAGACGTGTCACGCCTGCAAGCACATCGGGTATCGACCGCATCAGGGCACGTTCAAGTGTACGTACAAGGGGTGTTGGGTGTCGGAGTATCAAGCGGATTTGAACGCAGCCGCGAATATAGCCAGTCGGCTAAATCCGTGGGGAGAGAGCCTGCCTTGGAAATCGGCAGGCGATGACTCACCACAGAGCGGGGGCCAGTGGCAGGCCCACGAAGACACGTCACCGAGCGAGGAACTCCCGTCTGAGAAGCGGGCTTCCGATGACAAGGTTTCGTCTAGCTCACCAGCAGTGGGAGCAGGGACGAAGCCGGAGACCGGTGACACGCACACGTCTTGAAACCTCAATCCAGCACTTCACTGGTATTCCACCTGCGGTGGAAGCCCCGGCGTTCACGCCGGGCGAGGATGTCACCGAAACCAGAACTGAGTAGCGCTACGTAGTCAATTTATTGACGCTTTCTGAACAAAACCAGTGTTTGGAAAGGAGGGTATCGACAGAACCGCTCAGGCCGTCGTTCCCGGAACGAACGGTTGAGTGTCGGGGCGTTCGCTAGGCCCGCCGTCGCGAAGCTGTTCGTACGCGCTGACGGTCGTCGCGAGCACGTACACCGTGATGGCCGCGCTGACGACCTGGGCCAGCACGCCTCCGACGATGCCGAGCAGGGCGACTGGCAGGGCAAAAGCCGCCGTGACGACGGCACCGGTCACGAAGACGGCGACGCCGAGGCCGAACAGCCGAAGCCGGTTGCCACGGGTGAGCTGCCAGCTGCTGCGAAAGCCCTCGAGCGCGTTCTGGTCCTCGACGGCCACGAAGACAGCCCAGTAGTAGAGGCTGACGAGCAAGAACAGCCCCGGAACGACGAATAGGACGGTTCCGAAGGCGACGATCAGTCCGAACGCGATGCCGCCGAGGATCACGTTGAGCGTCGCCCATCCGACGTTCCGACGCACGAACGCGTCCGGGATCGTCTCCGTTTCGCCCGCGGCGAACGTGCGCAAAGCGACGATCGCGGCGACGACGGTAGCGATAGCGACGACGATCGAGAGCAATCCGGCGACCGCGCCGCCGAACCCGACGATCGGCACTGCTGGCTCACCAGCGTCGAGTCGCATCGGGGATAGGAGGACGCTCGCGATCGAGAGGATGGCGAAGACGGCGACGAACCGCAGCCCGTTTCGAGTCGTGGCTCGCTCGAACCCATCAGTCATCGTGTCGATAATAGGAATTCCCATACCACTAGTAGGCGCCCGAGCAGCATATACTAGTACGCAGACATGTGTCTGGAAGTCAGACAGTTTGGTTCCTCTCTCGAACACCGAATGGCGTTCCCACTCGACGCGGGAAGGTGCCAAAATTACAGAACATCGAGGAGAAAGCCCACGACTTCAGTCGTGGGATGAATCCGACAAACCCATACACAGTCCACCGTTCGATGGCACAGCAGGATATTCCACGCCTGAATCCATACCTTATAGTAGGTTTGTCTACATAGGTTACATATGGCGAAACAGGTCGTCACACGAACCTACACTGCTTCCATTGGGAATCAGCAACAGGTGTCTGACGACCTTGACGCCCTTGGGTTCGCCGCCTCGAAACTCTGGAACGTCGGACGGTGGACAATCAGTCGCGTCTGGGATGAAATCGGCTACATCCCAGAACACGACGAACTCACCGCGTACCTGAAGTCACACGAACGCTACGATGACCTGCATTCTCAGTCAAGTCAGCGAGTCCTTCAAGAACTCGCTGAGGCGTTCAACGGCTGGTACGGCAAACGACGCAACGGAGACACGAACGCGAACCCGCTCGGCTACCGCAAACACAGAGACGAACATCCGCGTTCCACGGTCACGTTCAAAAACAAAGGCTTCAAACTCGACACTAAGTACAACCGCCTCCGCCTCTCCAAAGGCTCCAACCTCAAGGAGTACTGGTCGGACTTCATCCTCTGTGAATACCAGACTCGCCCCGACGTTGACCTCTCTACCGTAGAGAGCGTTCAACAAGTTCGAACCGTCTGGACAGGGGATGAGTGGGAACTGCACTTCGTCTGCAAAGTCGAAATCGAAGTGTCCGAAGCCCCTAGTGAGCAAACCGTGGGTGTTGACCTCGGGATCACCAACTTCGCCGTACTCGCCTACGAAGATGGCCACGCTGAGTTGTATCCGCTCAACTGTCTGAAGCAGGACGACTACTACTTCAGCAAGCGTATCGCTCGCTGTGACGACTCGGATTCCGAGCAAGCCACGCGGTTGAACCGGAGGAAGTCGGCTCGCCGCACCCACTACTTCCACACGCTTTCCAAGCACATCGTCCAGCGGTGCGTTGACGAAGGGGTTGGAACGATTGTGGTGGGCGACCTCTCCGGTATCCGCGAAGACGAGGAGAACGGCGAGTCAAAGGACTGGGGCAAGCACGGGAACCTCGATCTGCATTCGTGGGCGTTCGACCGCTTTACCGACCTTCTCGAATACAAGGCCGAGATGGAAGGCATCACAATCAAGCAGGTGTTTGAGCGGGATACGTCCAAATCGTGTTCGTGCTGTGGTCGTAAGCGTGACGCGAACCGCGTGGAGCGCGGGTTGTACGTCTGCGACGAGTGTGGGATGGTGGCGAATGCTGACGTGAATGGCGCAGAGAACATTCGGCAGAAAGTATCTCCGATTCTCGTCACGGATGGCGTTGACGAGACGCACAGCGTCTCGTCCGCACACCAGAACGCGAAGCATTCTGGGGACGGCGATAGGAGTAACGGCTGGTTGGCACAGCCATCGACGTTCCTGTTTGACAAGGAAACTGGTGCGTTCGCACCTCGAGAACAGGTCACGTCGTAAACCACAATATCCCAACGACGGTCGGGAATCCCACGACTTCAGTCGTGTGGAGGATGTCAAAGAGTGCGGTTCAACCGACCGAACCTAACGCTCGCTCGACACTCGAGTCCTCCACAAAAGAAACGCAACCGAATCCGGCCTAGAGCACGTACTCGTCGGCGACGTCCTGGGGCGTGACGACCTCGATTTCGCCGGCCTCTTCGAGTTCCTGGACGTGTCCCAGGGTCGCCTCGAGTTCGCCGACGCCGCCGTCGAATCGGACGAACGAGATGGCGGTGATGCCGCCGAGTTCGGCCGTCGTCTCGAGAGCCTCGCGGGCCTCGTCGCCGTCGGGGTGGACGAGT
It contains:
- a CDS encoding PadR family transcriptional regulator produces the protein MSNHTKHTGAILTKLANEGSMAAATAQDSVECNENHQSAVDRDLEEMMAQVVSVLPADDVRFEDALLKENLDEVLLMLVALHDGANGKELLSTLATYFDVQLSPGIVYPALHDLEDEAFLEMHPMVRTKEYSISNEDHVRATLESTMVQHLAFGLLLSAFLSRLTSS
- a CDS encoding transposase, translating into MSEECKTLEAYLAPLTQHKQRKLENEHERYEALLHRSFNDECDTMSAVNEVVSGEALNWHSKNALKQYVPNLLDEDTYDAKQLADDHPIRYANTAAVFDIHEDRHHKICWEVPLPGRGTNVWIPLQLNPEQEDWWYALIDEDDESVRAGELRLQRDGTRWVLHVTANYEVELDHSCSCDSDDVTPVGFDVGESKLLVGCALQDDTPVDPLFVDGGRVRHLRQKQASAEDRLKPRDAPKLLDDLVWGRWQDAIEDEIEKASTRAVEYAFQFENPIVVLECLDGITDEDIGKYWNRRLGKWLFSQIQSRIEDKAAERGIPVEYVYPHYTSKTCHACKHIGYRPHQGTFKCTYKGCWVSEYQADLNAAANIASRLNPWGESLPWKSAGDDSPQSGGQWQAHEDTSPSEELPSEKRASDDKVSSSSPAVGAGTKPETGDTHTS
- a CDS encoding RNA-guided endonuclease InsQ/TnpB family protein, producing MAKQVVTRTYTASIGNQQQVSDDLDALGFAASKLWNVGRWTISRVWDEIGYIPEHDELTAYLKSHERYDDLHSQSSQRVLQELAEAFNGWYGKRRNGDTNANPLGYRKHRDEHPRSTVTFKNKGFKLDTKYNRLRLSKGSNLKEYWSDFILCEYQTRPDVDLSTVESVQQVRTVWTGDEWELHFVCKVEIEVSEAPSEQTVGVDLGITNFAVLAYEDGHAELYPLNCLKQDDYYFSKRIARCDDSDSEQATRLNRRKSARRTHYFHTLSKHIVQRCVDEGVGTIVVGDLSGIREDEENGESKDWGKHGNLDLHSWAFDRFTDLLEYKAEMEGITIKQVFERDTSKSCSCCGRKRDANRVERGLYVCDECGMVANADVNGAENIRQKVSPILVTDGVDETHSVSSAHQNAKHSGDGDRSNGWLAQPSTFLFDKETGAFAPREQVTS